Within Polaromonas hydrogenivorans, the genomic segment GAACTGTCCGTGCCCCGCGCGGGTATGAAGCTGGCGCAGTGGGTCGGGCGCGGCGTGCGCACGGAGACGGACCGGGCAGTGATCACCGTGTGCGACACGCGCCTGGCGATGCTGGCCCGGGCTGCCGCCGTTTGCGCTGGTGCGCTGGTCATGCTTTGGGTCATCGGGCCGTTTGAACTGATGTCGAAGCATCGACCGCGCTGGTTTTCGTACAGCCATCACGGCATCGAGCACAGAACCGCAGAACCATTGGCGAGTACAGAGCATTTCGCCACCGAACTCTTGAACGCAGCCGGAACAGTATTGCGCCGCCGTTGCATGCCGATGCCGATGCCGATAATGTTTTAATTTCAGTCATCCGCCCAGATGCAGCACCGAGAACAAGGGCGCAGACATCAAGGAAAGATGCCGATAAAAGAA encodes:
- a CDS encoding helicase C-terminal domain-containing protein, with product MCEHIVVDKLPFTPVEEALAEWLASQGRDPFAELSVPRAGMKLAQWVGRGVRTETDRAVITVCDTRLAMLARAAAVCAGALVMLWVIGPFELMSKHRPRWFSYSHHGIEHRTAEPLASTEHFATELLNAAGTVLRRRCMPMPMPIMF